In Melanotaenia boesemani isolate fMelBoe1 chromosome 16, fMelBoe1.pri, whole genome shotgun sequence, the following proteins share a genomic window:
- the myoz1a gene encoding myozenin-1a, with protein MPLGTPAPLNKRKKPSKIITDLSHISQNEYESEPEASEFDLGTKIRTPKDIMLEELSLMKNRGSKMFRMRQQRVEKFIYENNPDIFSNESLDNLQKFVPSLGGQIRCQMINVGGHHVSKEYGHPYLGVITAGGAPVPPPKPGCRGVGEGGAGSAGGAGGAGGVEGGKDGKGEGGSEWSPLKGGRKDITKKQLHVKTYVSPWEKAMKGDENLLSTLKSSMPGPITQKDQPKYKCFNRTAMPFGGIEKANQLMRFQLPDTETTKEEPEPAVVYQHDIGCRPSFNRTPIGWVGSNEPSSIHMETDAVPFDGETDEL; from the exons ATGCCTCTGGGAACACCTGCGCCCCTAAACAAGCGGAAAAAGCCCTCCAAGATCATAACTGACCTATCACATATCAGCCAAAATG AGTATGAGTCGGAACCTGAGGCATCAGAGTTCGATCTGGGAACAAAGATCAGGACACCGAAAGACATCATGCTGGAGGAGCTTTCCCTGATGAAGAACCGAGGCTCCAAGATGTTTAGAATGAGGCAGCAGAGAGTCGAGAAGTTCATCTATGAGAACAATCCTGACATCTTCAGCAATGAGTCACTG gACAACCTCCAGAAGTTTGTTCCCTCCCTGGGAGGTCAAATAAGATGTCAGATGATAAATGTTGGCGGGCACCATGTCAGTAAAGAGTACGGACATCCATACTTAGGAGTGATAACTGCAGGAGGAGCCCCCGTGCCTCCTCCTAAACCTGGTTGCCGGGGTGTAGGGGAAGGAGGAGCAGGCagtgcaggaggagctggaggagcaggaggagtaGAAGGTGGAAAAGATGGGAAGGGAGAGGGGGGAAGTGAGTGGTCTCCACTAAAAG GAGGCCGAAAAGATATTACCAAAAAGCAGCTTCATGTGAAGACATATGTGTCACCATGGGAAAAGGCCATGAAGGGTGATGAGAATCTACTATCCACTTTAAAATCTTCAATGCCTGGTCCCATTACCCAAAAAGATCAACCCAAGTACAAGTGCTTTAACAG GACTGCTATGCCCTTTGGAGGAATTGAAAAGGCCAATCAGCTCATGAGATTCCAGCTGCCAGACACTGAGACAACCAAAGAGGAGCCTGAACCTGCAGTGGTGTACCAACATGACATTGGCTGCCGGCCCTCCTTCAATCGTACTCCTATTGGCTGGGTGGGAAGCAATGAGCCCAGCAGCATTCACATGGAGACGGATGCCGTGCCATTTGATGGAGAGACAGACGAGCTGtga
- the hhat gene encoding protein-cysteine N-palmitoyltransferase HHAT, with protein MTSKSKPQLSPLSWAEILVYWVLSFGSHLYSFYQLHKFSKEHEAGLEREFELEKGLLKGYKRDPSDFEWSFWTVWAKKSLLWTLIGHGVISRLVDIFYPKLRAPVLTVFGLLAASSVLGIKGVSVLLLHLGASFSVAQLRKPALSWTCNLLLLSTLYIQPLQEIERGWYSSEEEYYLLLFSVAVCGLRFISFSLEHCWSPLDLGALAQLFWLLSYTFYHPFFYNGPIITYKAYTEQMMKSAEEKNRANSGLTYLVLRSGQILLWWSMAEYMIHIMYMHSIQSNETFLDILPPWALGGLALALVQFFYVKYLVLFGLPCMLATLDELVPPKLPRCVSIMYSFTGMWRHFDEGLYRWLIRYIYVPLGGSQHGPLWKVLSTGLAFGFICLWHGGHDYLQYWALMNWTGVVVEYGVKSLFASSYFRSIVEQNFSMAMQRRCTAFLAAFSTAMLILSNLVFLGGINVGRIFWKRVFIQGWSTIAPPMLGFLYCFAQIGLEWTSHPP; from the exons ATGACATCTAAGTCAAAGCCCCAGCTGTCACCCCTGTCATGGGCAGAGATCCTTGTTTATTGGGTGCTGTCCTTTGGCTCTCATCTGTACTCCTTCTATCAGCTGCACAAGTTCTCCAAAG AACATGAAGCAGGATTAGAAAGAGAATTCGAGTTGGAAAAGGGTCTTCTTAAAGGTTATAAAAGG GACCCATCAGACTTTGAGTGGAGTTTCTGGACTGTATGGGCTAAAAAGTCTTTGCTGTGGACTCTCATTGGACATGGTGTGATATCAAGATTGGTGGACATCTTTTACCCTAAG CTTAGGGCACCAGTGCTGACAGTATTTGGCCTCCTTGCAGCAAGCAGTGTGTTGGGAATTAAAGGAGTGAGTGTACTGCTGTTGCATCTGGGTGCGTCCTTCTCTGTGGCCCAGCTGCGAAAGCCAGCTCTGTCGTGGACATGcaacctgctgctgctctctaCACTTTATATTCAGCCACTTCAAGAAATCGAG AGAGGTTGGTATAGCTCAGAGGAGGAGTACTATCTGCTACTCTTCAGTGTTGCTGTCTGTGGCCTCCGTTTCATAAGCTTCAGCCTGGAGCACTGCTGGAGCCCTTTAGACCTTGGTGCACTCGCACAGCTTTTTTGGTTGCTTTCATACACCTTCTATCATCCTTTTTTTTACAATGGACCTATTATCACCTACAAAGCCTACACTGAGCAG ATGATGAAGTCAGCTGAGGAGAAAAACAGGGCAAACTCTGGTCTTACTTACCTGGTGCTCAGATCAGGACAGATCCTGCTGTGGTGGAGCATGGCAGAATACATGATCCACATCATGTACATGCACTCCATCCAATCTAATGAGACCTTCCTGGATATACTTCCTCCCTGGGCCTTGG GTGGTCTGGCCCTGGCCCTTGTCCAGTTCTTCTATGTGAAGTATCTGGTGCTGTTTGGACTTCCATGCATGCTCGCTACTTTGGATGAGCTGGTCCCTCCAAAGCTCCCTCGCTGTGTCAGCATCATGTATAGTTTCACAGGGATGTGGAG GCACTTTGATGAGGGGCTGTATCGATGGCTCATCAG ATACATCTATGTGCCTCTGGGAGGTTCACAGCATGGTCCTCTTTGGAAAGTGTTATCTACTGGCCTTGCATTTGGATTCATCTGCCTCTGGCATGGTGGCCATGACTACTTGCAGTACTGGGCACTAATGAATTGGACTGGAGTTGTAGTGGAATATGGAGTGAAGTCTCTCTTTGCCTCATCCTATTTTCGCTCCATAGTT GAGCAGAATTTCTCCATGGCGATGCAGAGACGCTGCACTGCCTTTCTTGCTGCCTTCTCAACTGCTATGCTTATCCTGTCTAATCTGGTGTTCCTCGGGGGTATAAATGTTGGCAGAATCTTCTGGAAGCGTGTTTTTATTCAAG gCTGGTCCACCATTGCCCCTCCAATGCTCGGTTTCCTCTACTGCTTTGCTCAGATTGGACTCGAGTGGACTTCTCACCCACCCTGA